DNA sequence from the Rubrivirga sp. SAORIC476 genome:
GGCCTTGATGTCGATCAGGCGCTTGAGGCGGTTGTTGCGGATGATGACGCGCCGGTAGAGGTCGTTCAGGTCCGACGTTGCGAACCGGCCGCCCTCGAGCGGAACCAGCGGACGCAACTCCGGCGGGATCACCGGGATGACCTTCATCACCATCCACTCCGGCTTGTTCTCCATCCGGGCGTTGGCCGCGCGGAAGGCCTCCACGATGCCGAGTCGCTTGAGGGCCTCGGCCTTACGGGCCTGGGAGGTCTCGGTGCGGGCCTGGAAGCGGAGCTCGGTGGCGAGCATGTCCGGGTCCATCCGCTTGAGCAGCTCCTCGACGGCCTCGCCGCCGATCATCGCCACGAACTTCTCCGGGTCGTCGTCGGCCAGGCGGTTGTTGTCCTCGCGGATCTGGTAGAGCACGTCGAAGTACTCGTTCTCCGTCAGGAGCGTGCCCTTCTCGATGCCGAGGTTGACGGCCCCGCCCGGGTTCACCACGACGTACGCCTCGTAGTAGATCACCCGGTCAAGGTCCTTGGACCGCATCCCGAGGAGCGCGCCGATCTTGTTCGGCAGGCTCTTGAAGTACCAGATGTGGACGACCGGCACGGACAGGGTGATGTGCCCGAACCGCTCACGACGCACCGACTTCTGGGTCACCTCGACGCCACAGCGGTCGCAGATGATGCCCTTGTAGCGGATGCGCTTGTACTTGCCGCAGTGGCACTCCCAGTCCTTGACCGGGCCGAAGATCTTCTCGCAGAAGAGACCGTCCTTCTCCGGCTTGAAGCTCCGGTAGTTGATCGTCTCCGGCTTGAGCACCTCGCCGAACGAGCGCTCGAGGATCGTCTCGGGCGAGCTCAGGCTGACGGTGATCGAGCTGTAGTACTTCTTCTGGGCCGGCTGGGCCGGCTGGAGGCCGAATGCCATATCTATAGACTAGGGTAGTTGAGTGTGGGGGTGTCGGGCGCGATGCCGAGGCGGGGTGGCCCCCCTCGGCACGCGCGTCGGCAGGCCCCTAGTCGATTTTCACTTCGAGGCCGAGGCCCTGCATCTCGCGGAGCAGGACGTTGAACGACTCGGGCACGTTCGGCTCGGGGAGGTTGTCGCCCTTGACGATGGCCTCGTAGGCCTTCGAGCGGCCCTGCACGTCGTCGGACTTGACGGTCAGGAGCTCCCGGAGGACGTTCGAGGCGCCGTAGGCGTAGAGCGCCCACACCTCCATCTCGCCGAAGCGCTGGCCGCCGAACTGGGCCTTGCCGCCGAGCGGCTGCTGCGTGATGAGGCTGTAGGGCCCGATGGACCGGGCGTGGATCTTGTCGTCGACGAGGTGCGACAGCTTGAGCATGTAGATCTGCCCGACCGTCGTCTTCTGGTCGAAGGCCTTGCCGGTCTGGCCGTCGAAGAGCTGCACGCGGCCGTCCTCGGGGAGGCCCGCCTCGCGCAGCTTGGCGGCGATGTCGTCCATCGACGCACCGTCGAAGGCCGGCGTGGCGTAGGTCTCGCCGAGCTTGTCGCCCGCCCAGCCGAGGAGCGTCTCGAAGATCTGCCCCAGGTTCATGCGGGACGGGACGCCCAGCGGGTTGAGGCAGATGTCGACCGGCGTGCCGTCCTCGAGGAACGGCATGTCCTCCTCGGGCACGATCTTCGCGACCACGCCCTTGTTGCCGTGGCGGCCGGCCATCTTGTCGCCGACCTGCAGCTTGCGCTTCTTGGCCACGTAGACCTTGGCCAGTTGGACGATGCCCGGGGGCAGTTCGTCGCCCATCTGGATCCGGTACTCCTCCTGCTCGGCCGCGCCGGTCACCTCCTGGTGGCGACGCTGGTAGTTGGCGAGCAGCTTCCACGCCTGACGGTTGGTCTCGTCGTCGTTGGTGTAAGCCTGGCGGATCTTGAGATCCGCCGGCTCGATCTCCTTGAACGCGGTCTTGTTGAGCTTGCCGCCCTCCGAGACCACGACGGTGCCATCGCGGAGCTCGATGGCCGAGCCCGCCTTCTTGGCGCCGATGAGCTGGAAGAACCGCTCGTAGAACGACTGCTGCAGCGCCTCGACCTCGCGGCCGAGCTGGCGCTGGATCTCCTCCAGCCGCTTCTCCTCCGCCTTCTTGGTGATGGCGTCGGTCTTGCGGCGCGAGAAGAGCATCGTGTCGATCACGACGCCGTTCATGCCCGGCTTGGCCTTCAGCGACGCGTCCTTCACGTCACCGGCCTTGTCGCCGAAGATGGCGCGGAGCAGCTTCTCCTCCGGCGTCGGGTCGGTCTCGCCCTTCGGCGTGATCTTGCCGACGATGATGTCGCCCGGGTTGATCTCGGCGCCGACGCGGACGATGCCGCGCTCGTCGAGGTCCTTGGTGGCCTCCTCGGAGACGTTCGGGATCTCACGGGTGAGCTCCTCCTCGCCGCGCTTCGTGTCGCGGACTTGGTGGTCGAACTCCTCGATGTGGACCGAGGTGAAGATGTCCTGCTTGACCACCTTCTCCGAGATGACGATGGCGTCCTCGAAGTTGTACCCCTTCCAGGGCATGAACGCCACGAGGACGTTCTTGCCGAGCGCCAGCTCGCCACGCTCCGTGGAGGCGCCGTCGGCCAGCAGGTCGCCCTTCTTCACCTTCATGCCGACCGCGACGCGGGGCTTCTGGGTGACGTTGGTGTCCTGGTTGGTCCGGCGGAACTTGATCAGCGAGTACGTGCGGACGGGCTCTTCGAACGCCGCGTCGGCGTCCTCGGGCGTCTCGTCGTAGCGGACGGTGATCTTGGTCGCGTCGACGTACTCGACCACGCCGTCGCCCTCGGCGACGAGGATAGCGCGGCTGTCACGGGCGATGCGGCCCTCTAGACCCGTGCCGACGTACGGCGCGGACGGCTGGAGAAGGGGCACGGCCTGGCGCTGCATGTTCGAGCCCATGAGCGCGCGGTTGGCGTCATCGTGCTCCAGGAACGGGATCAGGCTCGCCGCGGGCGAGATGATCTGGTTCGGCGCCACGTCCATGTAGTCGATCTGGTCCGCCGTCACCA
Encoded proteins:
- the rpoB gene encoding DNA-directed RNA polymerase subunit beta produces the protein MSNSKSAARPAPSGESTRQSFADIAPVLDFPDFLQIQLQSYHDFLQAELVPEERDEKKGLEATFREHFPITDTRERYTLEYLHFTLEAPKHSIEECLAQGLTFALPLKAKLRLSAKEDEDEDEPEEAIQQDVYLGNLPVMTEKGTFVVNGAERVIVSQLHRSPGVFFSQSVHPNGTDLYSARVIPFRGSWIEFSTDVANVMWAYIDRKKKLPVTALLRCLGYSSDAEIVNLFDLADEEKVTTKKAFSKLVGRVLAATVTVEVKHEVIDEDTGEVLQETSEREVILPAEHELTEDDYGILKDANVETVIVRREVDEDDNTSLDMSTLLNTIKKDTTHSSDEALKHLYETLRSAEAPDVDAARALLDRLFFSDKRYDLGAVGRYRMNKRLGLSGEDTSVTLSKEDIVAIITELVKLQNGKSNVDDIDHLGNRRVRTVGEQLQSQFSLGLARMARTIKERMNLRDADKFTPQDLVNARTVSSVINTFFGTNQLSQFMDQTNPLAELTHKRRMSALGPGGLTRERAGFEVRDVHYTHYGRLCPIETPEGPNIGLISSLCTHGVVNQFGFIETPYRKVKNGKVTKQIEYLSAEDEDRYTIAQANAPLNEDGTYANELIRARIGGDVPLVTADQIDYMDVAPNQIISPAASLIPFLEHDDANRALMGSNMQRQAVPLLQPSAPYVGTGLEGRIARDSRAILVAEGDGVVEYVDATKITVRYDETPEDADAAFEEPVRTYSLIKFRRTNQDTNVTQKPRVAVGMKVKKGDLLADGASTERGELALGKNVLVAFMPWKGYNFEDAIVISEKVVKQDIFTSVHIEEFDHQVRDTKRGEEELTREIPNVSEEATKDLDERGIVRVGAEINPGDIIVGKITPKGETDPTPEEKLLRAIFGDKAGDVKDASLKAKPGMNGVVIDTMLFSRRKTDAITKKAEEKRLEEIQRQLGREVEALQQSFYERFFQLIGAKKAGSAIELRDGTVVVSEGGKLNKTAFKEIEPADLKIRQAYTNDDETNRQAWKLLANYQRRHQEVTGAAEQEEYRIQMGDELPPGIVQLAKVYVAKKRKLQVGDKMAGRHGNKGVVAKIVPEEDMPFLEDGTPVDICLNPLGVPSRMNLGQIFETLLGWAGDKLGETYATPAFDGASMDDIAAKLREAGLPEDGRVQLFDGQTGKAFDQKTTVGQIYMLKLSHLVDDKIHARSIGPYSLITQQPLGGKAQFGGQRFGEMEVWALYAYGASNVLRELLTVKSDDVQGRSKAYEAIVKGDNLPEPNVPESFNVLLREMQGLGLEVKID